Below is a genomic region from Culicoides brevitarsis isolate CSIRO-B50_1 chromosome 2, AGI_CSIRO_Cbre_v1, whole genome shotgun sequence.
TTAATGATGTTTGAAGTCtaaaaaaggttaattttagcggtaaaaaactaatttcacaatttcttactcctcgcttcacaattttatactcctcaagtcctaataatttaaattacaaaaacaaaatttcacattttaaaatttaatttgttcttcgaaatgcgatattaaaaaaatttataaaaaatgcgttaaaaaagaaatatttttctaaaataataaaccttctaaaaattttaaataaattaataattttaataattaattaattaattaattttttttacttttttaattttttttttaatttgaaactttaataatattttaaaaaattatttttaaaaaaatgattatacaatatgtaataaaattaatttaaaaaaaaaaaatcatctgaaGATTCTTAAGtcaattgaagattttttaaaataaaaaaaattataaattaaaaaacataaaaaaattaaattaaatttatttttgatatttaaaaatataaccaaccataaaaattcaaaaaaaatcattcaaaattattctcaGTAAAAAAATCGCTAACAATcacgaaaaatgtcaatattGTCGCTCTTTTCGGAAATTCATGCAGacactttattttatattttttttttcgcataactGCCCCTTAGCAAATGCACCAAATCGTACTACAAAGTgcagtaatttaataaataattcatatttcTTTGCACTTTTACACGATCAATGAAACATGAAGCAATCCACATAATTTATACTcaataattgcaatttttgtacaaagtaAAGCAAGTTATTCTCGGTATTAATCATAATCtagttatgatttttttctgcttttcgcgcgtatttttattactattaacGGTATTGTaacgttttgtttttatttttttgcccattattttatttatttatttttttccgctaAAATCAGAATTTAATTGAGATCAATTTCTGTCTTTGCTGTCTTTTTCTTAGAGGTTTGTCCGTTCTCgttacgacaacgacgacgacgagggaGACATGACTTTACGCAAtggaaataaacatttatcatGTTGATGTTGTCTTGTGCAATACTGCCGAACGTTATCCTCGAGTAGATATTTGTGTGTCGCGCTGTCGATCGACGCGACTTACCACTGTGTATCGCACGTTCGAGTGTCGCTGaacaattttaatctaattaaaaacatttcgataaatcttgtttttttttttgctcaaaaaaacataaaatgttGTTCTTTTTGCGAGCTGGATCATTACTCGCCAGCACAtgggactttatttttaatgaaaagtcgTACTAATTACTTACTAAGTCACCGTCTTAGAGCAGCATTAGTCATGCAAAATTGAACACAATTTCATGCGATATCTTAATTCGAATGGCATTAAGAATTGTtggttgtaaattttttggtattattttttatttgcattttctgagcctaattgataaatttagtgCAGCTTTGCGGACATTGTAACGTACTTAGCGTCGGATATTAATCTGTTCGATTTAATGTTGTCAATATCTCAGTCACTCAGTCGTTaatgacaataataatatgcaCGTTtagtatcaaatttaatttaattgtcgtgcaaattttaattgttgtttcaaacaaattattatttttctttttttctcaataaatccGGATTGTGCAATTCCGGTTTGACCTTCGTGAAATGcattttgatgcatttttctattaaatcaggtttaaaaaaaattaatcccatAGTTATTAGGGGTGATCCTGAGCCAGATGGTTAACtccctttttaataaaaaagcaaaaaataagggAAATTTCATCATCGAAGTTCATTTCAGGCAGCAAACtagtttttttgtgtctatgTCAGTAAAGTTGCAACATTTGAGcccataaataatataatttgtttaatcaatcaaaatcaatCGCAAAGTTCCATGgtagttttttgctcttttttttaaacagttaATCATGCAATTATACGTCTTAAAACGGAAACATTGCcgaatttaatgataaacttaaaatattgtgaggttcaatattttttcttaaaagggTTActgatcaaattttcaattaatttaattttaattatttatttaatttaatttaaaaattaaattaaaaatttttttttttttttttattttaattttttttaaaaaaaaatatttttaataattaaaaaattttttttaatatttttttaaattttttaaatttttttttaattttaaataatttaattttttaataaaataattttaaataatttttaataaataaaattatttttattttttttttatttataaatttaaaactaatttttttttattaatttattttttttatattttattttaaaaaattaaaataatttaaattaaataatagtcaataataaaataataataaataaaattaaatttaaaatatttttttttatattaaactttaaaaaaaatattttttttgttaattaatttttttctgcatttcatttttttaacaaaaaaatattttcttggtTAAcccttattttgtttttattttcgatacaaaataatttaataatgagcATTGATTATAATCTCGAATCTTATACTCCATACTAAAGGTAGAGAGACAATAGATCACACACatgcttttatttatattttttaacaataactcCTACTTCTTTCATAGCCCCATAAAATTTATGGGagaaacaattatttaaagctaaaataaaagaatgaacaacgaaaaaaaaaattaaagagttaAGACCttgactataaaaaaatttgttatttatgatAATGATATATGATTAATATTGATCAAATgctaaaatcataataaaaaaatgccgaATATAACAATGAAATTTACAGTAAACACCTTGCCAGCTAGTGGTAAAGTAGAAAAACGtgagttttctatttttataggATTTTTAgttctttattgtttttaatatttttattattattaataaaaaaatttaaaaaaaaggaaaaaagaaaGGCAGGTGATTCGGTTCAATAtcgattgatttaaaataatataataaaaggatCTGATTAACACcgtttttatgattaataagATAGCggtcaaagaattttaataataatgatgactttgaggtttttaaattatttaaaaaaaatagaaatttttgggtcattttttgatgctttagaatttattatattttattggatgctattgcaatattttttgacgcatcattttttcaaataaaaaggtcaagaatgaaatttataaattagctgatatttaaaaatctccttcaataattttttaggataaatttttgaattatggcaaaaaattattttttaaatatcaaatcaaattatataatattaaaaatggtaaatttaatatttttaatcgtcaattattgaattattttaaaataaaattttaactaatttttaatatttatttaattaaatattgaataatatttaattaaaatttaattaattgacgatcacaaaatattacattttagttaaatatttaattaaaattttcattaattgactatcaaaaaaatattaaatttgcctaatttttttaaaataataagaattaaaaaaaaaataaaataaaaataaataaaaaatttattttaaaaaaataaaaattttttttgttctaaactagaactgaaaaaatatttaataaataataaacaaatttaattcaattttactaaatttcaaaaaataaaactaaaattgataaaaaaaatgaatttggtatgtgagaaaaactcgaaaatttggaaaaattttatttgaatccatcattaaaaaaaataacaagaaattttagaaaaattgaaaaaaaaagtttaacttttGACCCATCAATTGAAAGTGTTTCGAAttcaaccacaaaaaaaactgcagtAACCCAATTTCTCGCTACCACAATCACAACTCACTTGACCGACTTACCGAAAGAATTATTATCGAAAAGTGCTGAACTATATCAAATCTCCTGCAATctggcaataaaataataataacaaacaaacaaacagaaacCGTAgcgaaaaacaaaactaattttaaccaACATTTATacatttgaacattttcatttataaaatcaaatagCACAGTTAGCGATCggactaatttatttttcgaagcCCTCCGGTCatgtatttgtttaaaatccaatgcaaattattttaacacgaTTAATATGAATTTATGTCTATTTcgtgtatgatttttttttctactgttTTGTAATTGTAAACAACATACGGgagcctaattttttttttgttttgtctggTGAGTCAATTGACATCCAAGCCATATCTTTATTGCTTCTGAATAATCTTTATATGACTCGGAATATATGTTTGAAACGTGTTTTCATTCCGTGATAACATCTCATATACAACTTtatcaatcataaaaaaaaattccatatcAATTTCGTTGCTTCGTTgcgataaaatattatttttctattgatAGTTCCGTTGGGAATATGTGTCAACGACGAAGCCGCAGGTTGTCAGTTTAGTTGTTACTTGTCTCTCTTTCGCGTAGCAGCATGTCATTCGTCGCTATTGATATGGGTGGTAAACGACCACATTTTATACCGATTTGGGTTTTGGTGTTAATTGTGGCAACCGTCATCGGGCTTTTCTTCGTTGGGCGATCACCTTTAATTAATATGCCATCACCTTTAATGAAAactgatgaaaattcaaattccgaAAGATTTATAGCGGAAAATGCCTTTGACCATATTGAACATCTCTCGAAAAATATCGGACCAAGATTTACTGGAACAAGAAATAATGAAGTGCTTACCGTggaatacattttaaaagtaGTTGAAACAATTAAAGCTTCAATGGATAAATCATTAGACATTGAAACAGAAGTTCAAATAGGCGATGGTGAATTTTATGAACTATGGCAACAATTTACAGCCATAAATGTTTacgaaaatcttcaaaatgtgATTGTAAAGTTGATCCCGAAGCAAAATGTCACTAACGACAATTGGATTTTAATGAACTCGCACTTTGATTCGGTGCCAATGAGCCCGGGAGCTGGAGATGATGGTACCATGGTAGGAATAATGTTGGAGATGATGAGAGTTTTGGCGAAAAAACCAACGATGGAACATACATTGGTATTTTTGTTCAACGGTTGTGAGGAAAATTCATTACAAGCCTCACATAGTTTCATTAAACATTACAAATACATGGACAAAATTAAGTAAGTTTAAAGCTTTATGGACAAAAAACGGATGAGAATGACTCCTTAgaagtcaaattgatcccttaactgaattttatgattcattaagggatcaatttgactcttAAGGAGTCAAACTCATCCGTTTTTTGTCTTCCAAATGTTCAGAATGGATTTTAACGAACACTAAAATCGATTTTGAGAATTTGAGCTATACCTTCATACTCgagatttaaaaatgtttactaaaattaattagtacaATTTGTTATAGAGTATGAAAGTATAGCTCAAAAtccaaaaatcgattttgtaTTCGTTAAAATGAACTATAGTGCTTAACTCTGTACTTAAGTATTTGAAGTGAATTATCAAAACATTCAAAAGCATTTCCTCAATTGCTGATAAATAGCGATAAATACTTTTTGCATATTTATcagtacaaattttgataattcctGACAAATGCTTCAAGTAGgtactttaaaaacttttgacccACTCCAGGCTTCTGATAAATCTCGACGTAGCTGGACCCGGAGGCAAAGAGCTCCTCTTCCAAACAAGTCCCGAGCATCCTTGGCTCATGGATGCCTACTTCAATGCCATCAAACATCCCTTTGCCACAGTAATTGCCGAGGAAATATACCAAAACGGCTTTATCCCTTCAGATACGGATTTCTCCAACTTTCGAGAGTTTGTTGGCCCTAGATTGCCAGCGTATGATCTTGCTCATATCAGAAATGGATTTGTGTATCATACAAAGCATGATGGTATCGAAAACGTCGATTTGGGAGCATTGCAAAGTACAGGCGATAATTTGATGGGTTTGCTCAAAGAACTTGACTCGAGAGAAGAACTTGAAAGAGAGTATTCTGAAGATGACGTGAATAAGGTTGAAAAATACGTTTTCTACGACTTTTTTGGtacaattttgatattttacacAACGAGTGTTGGAATGGGAATCAATATCTCCGTCTTTTGTGTCTTGATGATTTTGATTGCTTATTCCATGTATCGGATGCATTTTTATGAGCAAATTAGTTATCTGAATGTCTTTTTGGAATACCTGATAGCTGTTGTGCTTCAAGTCTTGGGAATTTGTCTTGGATTGGCGATAACTGTTTTTATGGCTTGGTTCTTTAATGCTGTTGACTATCCGATGACTTGGTACTCGAACTTTCATCTACTCTTTGGGATCTATTTCCTGCAGTTTTTCCTTATAAATGCCATGATTACGAGTGGATACTTGAAATTTAGAAAGAATGTAAGATTTAACTTCTATtagaagtgaaaaattttctttataaccatatttttttagaaacatttCAACAAATTCTTCGTAATTCAACTACAAATGCACGCCTATGCAACTATCTTGGCAATCCTTCTATTGGTAACGACTGTGATGAAGATCAGATCAGCCTTTATCCTTATGCCAACATTGTTgttctatttaatttcaacttttttcaatgTAGTTGCCAAATTAGACACAAAAAGTaggtctttaaatttatttaaacttaaatttttaagatttttcataaacttttAGATAACAAATGGATCTACTCACATTTGATCGGTCAAATAATTCCCATCACATTCTATTTTTACTTGTTGGATATGTTCCTCAATACAATAGTTCCAACACTTGGTCGCCAATACGACGGTATAAATAGCAATCCTGACCTCATGTTTGGACTATTCTTTGCCATATTCGCCATACTGACCTTGCAATTTTTCGTAAGTCATTAGCTACAAAGCAATTCCTTGTCAGATTATTCATTAACTTTCATTCAATTAGGCTCCAACACTATCACTATTCAAATACGGAAACTATTGTATCGCCGCATTGCAACTGGTCTTTGTTACCTTTGTCATAATTCTGTTCACTCCCTTATCATTCCCTTACACGGAGGCAACTGCACCTCAGCGATTTCACGTATGGCATGCACAAACATTTCACTACGACtacaatcaaaaattacgcAAGTCAGACAACGGGTTCTATGTTTTTCCGCACGATAGGAACGGCATCAAGTTCATCAAGGACACGGTTCCGCTAATAAAAAGTACTTCGCCTGCCGATTATGACATGAAGGAAAAATGCGATACTGAAATTTTGTGTGGCATTCCGCATTATCATGTTTACTATACGGCTCATGCTTATCACAGTATTTGGTTGAAAGCGAATGACACACCGACTTTCAGCTCTGTTCCTGAAATGACTCTCGAAAGCGTGGAACATTTGAACTTAACTCGCGTCAAATACAGATTCCAAATCGCATCAGGTACGAGTCACATGTCACTGCATATCTCGCCATTACCGCAAGCCAAAATCGTTAAATGGAGTTTCACCTCTGAAATGAAAGACAATTACTCGTTCAAGTGGAACAACAGAGATGtctatttcattaattatgtcAGAGGATTGGAAACAGCGAACCCGTATACGTTTACCATTGAAGTCGAAAAACCATTGAATTGGAGATTCCCATACACATTTGACATTGCTCTGGCATCGCAATTTATACATCAACCCGAAACGCATACAAAAGAGTTTGAGAGCTTCGTGGAAAGTTTTCCCAAATGGACCACTTTGCAATATTTCACGAGTCGGTATGTCGGATACCAATTCCAATAAAGAATGAACATGTCTCTAgttaaattacaaacaaaaaaaaagttgaataaattcATTGTCAAgcggaaaataatttatataaaagtatAATCATAATGGGTCccttaatttgcattttattccTTTGACAAACCACAtttgttgaattattttttaacatgatcTACAAATGATATTTACACCGGTGCCTCGGAACAGGAGTGAAGAgggatataatttttttgtcatgacaTTAGACAGGTTTTTATTGTGCGATGTTCCGCATTTTGATATGCAATATAGGGAGGACTAATGTTTGTTCGAGTGTGTTGTAAGGTAAGCAAAAGTGAATttacatgaatattttattattattgtattaaaaaaaatcagtgtgGCATTAATTTGAATGATATTGGTATCAGCTGTGAGATAAATTGTAGTTTGTAAATTCAACGCGGttcaaataactaaaaaaaaatcttacgatCTGgcgttgatttttgtttctaCCACCTCgtgcatttttatttcgaattccTGTTGCCATGAGCTCTCGCGACCTTATGACTTGTAGATTTCCGTAGATAGCCCTTCTACGTCTTGGGCGaacttttgtgcaaaatttgtGACAGTTTGCATCGTTTCGAGCTTACTATTTAAATCATGGTCCTTCTTTATCGCGCATTATACTAATGAGTGAGACTTATGAGTCATCACTTTCGTCGTTAATTCTTTGTTCAAATGAATCGTATCGAGCTCCTGTCGTTGCTGCTTGGCTCCTCTAGTTTCCGTTCATCGGGTTTTACTCCAGAAATTTGCCGGCTTTTACCTTTTTGGTGAGTTCTTCTGCTTCACCATATACGATGAGATAATTATTcatagaagaattttttatcagtctGTATAAACTAACCTTGTGACATTTGCGTTCGGCTTACTTTAACCCGTACAGTTTTCTTTAAGTTCCAAAATCTTACTTAGAGGAATAGAGACTTCTAATAAAGAATTACCAACTACTTAACGAATTGACTATATGTCTGAGCACCGTCTTCTTCACTATCTTCGTTCAAAGTATTTTTGAGTAATATAAAGTCTATAaatagttcaattttttcaattttgtatgATTCGATTAGTTTCCTTAAAATTGCCTTcttgattaaaatatcaaaattttcatcattactTTTATTGAGCGTCTCTACATTCTGAAAAAAGCAAATTCaattctaaaaatacaaaataaaattttcaaacacttACCTGACATCAGCGAAAACTTACTTACACATTTCTATCAGCATTGCCATCAACTTCACACAccgtataattttttgtcatcatcattatatttataaaaactttttcacctCTTACTTACTTCCGACAAACAGGATAAATTGTAAgtatttgttattaaaatgggcacaaaaaatattcactttattaaaaaaaacggatCAGGTTTTCCTTACCAGCCAGGTAGCAT
It encodes:
- the LOC134828551 gene encoding endoplasmic reticulum metallopeptidase 1-like, giving the protein MSFVAIDMGGKRPHFIPIWVLVLIVATVIGLFFVGRSPLINMPSPLMKTDENSNSERFIAENAFDHIEHLSKNIGPRFTGTRNNEVLTVEYILKVVETIKASMDKSLDIETEVQIGDGEFYELWQQFTAINVYENLQNVIVKLIPKQNVTNDNWILMNSHFDSVPMSPGAGDDGTMVGIMLEMMRVLAKKPTMEHTLVFLFNGCEENSLQASHSFIKHYKYMDKIKLLINLDVAGPGGKELLFQTSPEHPWLMDAYFNAIKHPFATVIAEEIYQNGFIPSDTDFSNFREFVGPRLPAYDLAHIRNGFVYHTKHDGIENVDLGALQSTGDNLMGLLKELDSREELEREYSEDDVNKVEKYVFYDFFGTILIFYTTSVGMGINISVFCVLMILIAYSMYRMHFYEQISYLNVFLEYLIAVVLQVLGICLGLAITVFMAWFFNAVDYPMTWYSNFHLLFGIYFLQFFLINAMITSGYLKFRKNKHFNKFFVIQLQMHAYATILAILLLVTTVMKIRSAFILMPTLLFYLISTFFNVVAKLDTKNNKWIYSHLIGQIIPITFYFYLLDMFLNTIVPTLGRQYDGINSNPDLMFGLFFAIFAILTLQFFAPTLSLFKYGNYCIAALQLVFVTFVIILFTPLSFPYTEATAPQRFHVWHAQTFHYDYNQKLRKSDNGFYVFPHDRNGIKFIKDTVPLIKSTSPADYDMKEKCDTEILCGIPHYHVYYTAHAYHSIWLKANDTPTFSSVPEMTLESVEHLNLTRVKYRFQIASGTSHMSLHISPLPQAKIVKWSFTSEMKDNYSFKWNNRDVYFINYVRGLETANPYTFTIEVEKPLNWRFPYTFDIALASQFIHQPETHTKEFESFVESFPKWTTLQYFTSRYVGYQFQ